The following are encoded together in the Oncorhynchus masou masou isolate Uvic2021 chromosome 5, UVic_Omas_1.1, whole genome shotgun sequence genome:
- the LOC135539761 gene encoding double-stranded RNA-binding protein Staufen homolog 1-like isoform X1, producing the protein MSQFQCPGNLMSSPAASPMQQLSQPQPGYSIPCASGPLPSESASHPLLSSALPSGSATPFSPTSTVSNMANPKEKTPMCLVNELARFNKIQPEYKLLCEQGPAHSKIFSVRLSLGDQHWEAEGTSIKKAQHSAAATALAQTTLPKPSMRNNPRNNTVDCMTHTVELNAFCMKLGVKPMYKPIDPYPGMRPSNFNYNIRAPGPYQRSMQQYYYPFPPVGPVLYHMELNIGGQQFHGKGRTRQLAKHDAAAKALKTLQKEPILLQQLPETNGEDTENFNKSEISQVFEIALKRNMPVNFEVLKEAGPPHMKSFMVCVAVGEFCGEGEGKSKKIAKKLAATAVLEELRRLPQLSPSVEKIQPARIKKKTKSIIKLQTSPEYGQGMNPISRLAQIQQAKKEKEPEYSMMTERGLPRRREFVMQVTVCGHCAEGLGPSKKVAKRNAAEKMLELLGFKVPPPQPHKPALKTDEKVLQKKNGDGRKVTFFEPGSVEESQSLGSKAENYRQPYLSHQQLPAGILPMVAEVAQAIGASPSLGHQNKGYGPRTNPAKATLTAMIANELLYGGTSLTADTILKSQNSMAHLVPHGPLTRPSEQLSYLANVQGLQVDYKDFPKNNKNEFVSLINCSSQPPLISHGIGKDVESCHDMAALSILKLLSELDQQQHQQQTNDRTGSGPTSGCGKQDMDGCDSLIIKQANSSNLGQQTLDGTV; encoded by the exons ATGTCCCAGTTCCAGTGTCCGGGTAACCTTATGTCGAGCCCTGCTGCCAGCCCCATGCAGCAGCTGTCTCAGCCCCAGCCAGGGTACAGTATCCCCTGTGCCTCGGGCCCCCTGCCCTCCGAGAGCGCCAGTCACCCGCTCCTGAGCTCAGCCCTGCCCTCGGGCTCAGCCACGCCATTCAGCCCCACCTCCACAG TATCTAACATGGCAAACCCTAAAGAGAAGACCCCCATGTGTCTGGTGAATGAGTTAGCCCGTTTCAATAAGATCCAGCCTGAGTATAAGCTGCTCTGTGAGCAAGGACCAGCTCATTCCAAG ATCTTCTCAGTGCGGTTATCACTGGGGGATCAGCACTGGGAGGCAGAGGGGACCAGTATAAAGAAGGCCCAGCACTCTGCAGCTGCCACAGCCTTGGCCCAGACAACACTGCCCAAACCTAGCATGAGGAACAACCCCCGCAACAACACAG TAGATTGCATGACACACACGGTGGAGCTGAATGCCTTCTGTATGAAGCTAGGTGTGAAGCCTATGTACAAGCCCATAGACCCCTACCCTGGGATGAGACCATCCAACTTCAACTACAACATCAGGGCCCCGGGGCCTTACCAACGCTCCATGCAACA GTACTACTACCCGTTTCCCCCGGTGGGGCCGGTGTTGTACCACATGGAGCTGAACATCGGGGGCCAGCAGTTCCACGGGAAGGGGCGCACGCGGCAGCTTGCCAAACATGACGCCGCTGCCAAGGCACTGAAGACTCTACAGAAAGAGCCCATACTGCTGCAGCAGCTGCCTGAG ACGAATGGAGAAGACACAGAGAACTTCAATAAATCAGAAATCAGCCAGGTGTTTGAGATCGCACTGAAGAGGAACATGCCTGTCAACTTTGAG GTTCTGAAGGAGGCAGGCCCGCCTCACATGAAGAGCTTCATGGTGTGTGTGGCGGTGGGTGAGTTCTGTGGCGAGGGCGAGGGCAAGAGTAAGAAGATCGCTAAGAAGCTGGCAGCTACAGCCGTGCTGGAGGAACTGAGGAGACTGCCCCAGCTGTCCCCCAGCGTGGAGAAGATTCAGCCAGCACGTATTAAGAAGAAAACCAAGTCCATTATTAAG CTGCAGACCAGTCCAGAGTATGGGCAGGGCATGAACCCAATCAGCAGACTGGCTCAGATCCAGCAGGCTAAGAAAGAGAAGGAGCCAGAGTACAGCATGATGACGGAGAGGGGGCTGCCCAGACGCAGGGAGTTCGTCATGCAG GTGACTGTGTGTGGCCATTGTGCGGAGGGCTTAGGCCCCAGTAAGAAGGTAGCGAAGAGGAACGCAGCAGAGAAGATGCTTGAGCTTCTTGGTTTCAAAGTGCCTCCGCCTCAGCCCCACAAACCTGCGCTCAAAACGGACGAAAAG GTCCTGCAGAAGAAAAATGGAGACGGGAGGAAAGTGACCTTCTTCGAGCCGGGCTCTGTAGAAGAGAGCCAGTCGCTGG GCTCCAAGGCAGAGAACTACCGCCAGCCCTACCTCAGCCACCAGCAGCTCCCAGCAGGCATCCTGCCCATGGTGGCAGAGGTGGCCCAGGCTATAGGGGCCAGCCCCAGTCTGGGGCACCAGAACAAGGGTTACGGCCCCCGGACCAACCCtgccaag GCCACCCTGACGGCCATGATCGCCAACGAGCTGCTGTACGGTGGTACCTCCCTGACCGCCGATACCATCCTGAAGAGTCAAAACAGTATGGCTCATCTAGTACCTCACGGACCCCTGACCAGACCCTCTGAACAGCTCAGCTACCTAGCCAACGTACAAGGTCTACAG GTGGATTACAAAGACTTCCCCAAAAACAACAAGAATGAATTTGTATCGCTGATCAACTGCTCCTCCCAGCCGCCTCTTATCAGCCACGGCATTGGCAAGGACGTGGAGTCCTGTCACGACATG GCAGCCTTGAGTATCCTGAAATTACTGTCAGAGCTGgaccagcagcagcaccagcagcagacCAATGACAGGACAGGGAGCGGACCAACCTCTGG GTGTGGCAAACAGGACATGGACGGCTGCGACTCTCTCATCATCAAACAGGCTAACTCAAGCAACTTGGGACAACAGACTCTGGATGGCACTGTGTAG
- the LOC135539761 gene encoding double-stranded RNA-binding protein Staufen homolog 1-like isoform X3: MSQFQCPGNLMSSPAASPMQQLSQPQPGYSIPCASGPLPSESASHPLLSSALPSGSATPFSPTSTVSNMANPKEKTPMCLVNELARFNKIQPEYKLLCEQGPAHSKIFSVRLSLGDQHWEAEGTSIKKAQHSAAATALAQTTLPKPSMRNNPRNNTVDCMTHTVELNAFCMKLGVKPMYKPIDPYPGMRPSNFNYNIRAPGPYQRSMQQYYYPFPPVGPVLYHMELNIGGQQFHGKGRTRQLAKHDAAAKALKTLQKEPILLQQLPETNGEDTENFNKSEISQVFEIALKRNMPVNFEVLKEAGPPHMKSFMVCVAVGEFCGEGEGKSKKIAKKLAATAVLEELRRLPQLSPSVEKIQPARIKKKTKSIIKTSPEYGQGMNPISRLAQIQQAKKEKEPEYSMMTERGLPRRREFVMQVTVCGHCAEGLGPSKKVAKRNAAEKMLELLGFKVPPPQPHKPALKTDEKVLQKKNGDGRKVTFFEPGSVEESQSLGSKAENYRQPYLSHQQLPAGILPMVAEVAQAIGASPSLGHQNKGYGPRTNPAKATLTAMIANELLYGGTSLTADTILKSQNSMAHLVPHGPLTRPSEQLSYLANVQGLQVDYKDFPKNNKNEFVSLINCSSQPPLISHGIGKDVESCHDMAALSILKLLSELDQQQHQQQTNDRTGSGPTSGCGKQDMDGCDSLIIKQANSSNLGQQTLDGTV; the protein is encoded by the exons ATGTCCCAGTTCCAGTGTCCGGGTAACCTTATGTCGAGCCCTGCTGCCAGCCCCATGCAGCAGCTGTCTCAGCCCCAGCCAGGGTACAGTATCCCCTGTGCCTCGGGCCCCCTGCCCTCCGAGAGCGCCAGTCACCCGCTCCTGAGCTCAGCCCTGCCCTCGGGCTCAGCCACGCCATTCAGCCCCACCTCCACAG TATCTAACATGGCAAACCCTAAAGAGAAGACCCCCATGTGTCTGGTGAATGAGTTAGCCCGTTTCAATAAGATCCAGCCTGAGTATAAGCTGCTCTGTGAGCAAGGACCAGCTCATTCCAAG ATCTTCTCAGTGCGGTTATCACTGGGGGATCAGCACTGGGAGGCAGAGGGGACCAGTATAAAGAAGGCCCAGCACTCTGCAGCTGCCACAGCCTTGGCCCAGACAACACTGCCCAAACCTAGCATGAGGAACAACCCCCGCAACAACACAG TAGATTGCATGACACACACGGTGGAGCTGAATGCCTTCTGTATGAAGCTAGGTGTGAAGCCTATGTACAAGCCCATAGACCCCTACCCTGGGATGAGACCATCCAACTTCAACTACAACATCAGGGCCCCGGGGCCTTACCAACGCTCCATGCAACA GTACTACTACCCGTTTCCCCCGGTGGGGCCGGTGTTGTACCACATGGAGCTGAACATCGGGGGCCAGCAGTTCCACGGGAAGGGGCGCACGCGGCAGCTTGCCAAACATGACGCCGCTGCCAAGGCACTGAAGACTCTACAGAAAGAGCCCATACTGCTGCAGCAGCTGCCTGAG ACGAATGGAGAAGACACAGAGAACTTCAATAAATCAGAAATCAGCCAGGTGTTTGAGATCGCACTGAAGAGGAACATGCCTGTCAACTTTGAG GTTCTGAAGGAGGCAGGCCCGCCTCACATGAAGAGCTTCATGGTGTGTGTGGCGGTGGGTGAGTTCTGTGGCGAGGGCGAGGGCAAGAGTAAGAAGATCGCTAAGAAGCTGGCAGCTACAGCCGTGCTGGAGGAACTGAGGAGACTGCCCCAGCTGTCCCCCAGCGTGGAGAAGATTCAGCCAGCACGTATTAAGAAGAAAACCAAGTCCATTATTAAG ACCAGTCCAGAGTATGGGCAGGGCATGAACCCAATCAGCAGACTGGCTCAGATCCAGCAGGCTAAGAAAGAGAAGGAGCCAGAGTACAGCATGATGACGGAGAGGGGGCTGCCCAGACGCAGGGAGTTCGTCATGCAG GTGACTGTGTGTGGCCATTGTGCGGAGGGCTTAGGCCCCAGTAAGAAGGTAGCGAAGAGGAACGCAGCAGAGAAGATGCTTGAGCTTCTTGGTTTCAAAGTGCCTCCGCCTCAGCCCCACAAACCTGCGCTCAAAACGGACGAAAAG GTCCTGCAGAAGAAAAATGGAGACGGGAGGAAAGTGACCTTCTTCGAGCCGGGCTCTGTAGAAGAGAGCCAGTCGCTGG GCTCCAAGGCAGAGAACTACCGCCAGCCCTACCTCAGCCACCAGCAGCTCCCAGCAGGCATCCTGCCCATGGTGGCAGAGGTGGCCCAGGCTATAGGGGCCAGCCCCAGTCTGGGGCACCAGAACAAGGGTTACGGCCCCCGGACCAACCCtgccaag GCCACCCTGACGGCCATGATCGCCAACGAGCTGCTGTACGGTGGTACCTCCCTGACCGCCGATACCATCCTGAAGAGTCAAAACAGTATGGCTCATCTAGTACCTCACGGACCCCTGACCAGACCCTCTGAACAGCTCAGCTACCTAGCCAACGTACAAGGTCTACAG GTGGATTACAAAGACTTCCCCAAAAACAACAAGAATGAATTTGTATCGCTGATCAACTGCTCCTCCCAGCCGCCTCTTATCAGCCACGGCATTGGCAAGGACGTGGAGTCCTGTCACGACATG GCAGCCTTGAGTATCCTGAAATTACTGTCAGAGCTGgaccagcagcagcaccagcagcagacCAATGACAGGACAGGGAGCGGACCAACCTCTGG GTGTGGCAAACAGGACATGGACGGCTGCGACTCTCTCATCATCAAACAGGCTAACTCAAGCAACTTGGGACAACAGACTCTGGATGGCACTGTGTAG
- the LOC135539761 gene encoding double-stranded RNA-binding protein Staufen homolog 1-like isoform X2 produces MSQFQCPGNLMSSPAASPMQQLSQPQPGYSIPCASGPLPSESASHPLLSSALPSGSATPFSPTSTVSNMANPKEKTPMCLVNELARFNKIQPEYKLLCEQGPAHSKIFSVRLSLGDQHWEAEGTSIKKAQHSAAATALAQTTLPKPSMRNNPRNNTDCMTHTVELNAFCMKLGVKPMYKPIDPYPGMRPSNFNYNIRAPGPYQRSMQQYYYPFPPVGPVLYHMELNIGGQQFHGKGRTRQLAKHDAAAKALKTLQKEPILLQQLPETNGEDTENFNKSEISQVFEIALKRNMPVNFEVLKEAGPPHMKSFMVCVAVGEFCGEGEGKSKKIAKKLAATAVLEELRRLPQLSPSVEKIQPARIKKKTKSIIKLQTSPEYGQGMNPISRLAQIQQAKKEKEPEYSMMTERGLPRRREFVMQVTVCGHCAEGLGPSKKVAKRNAAEKMLELLGFKVPPPQPHKPALKTDEKVLQKKNGDGRKVTFFEPGSVEESQSLGSKAENYRQPYLSHQQLPAGILPMVAEVAQAIGASPSLGHQNKGYGPRTNPAKATLTAMIANELLYGGTSLTADTILKSQNSMAHLVPHGPLTRPSEQLSYLANVQGLQVDYKDFPKNNKNEFVSLINCSSQPPLISHGIGKDVESCHDMAALSILKLLSELDQQQHQQQTNDRTGSGPTSGCGKQDMDGCDSLIIKQANSSNLGQQTLDGTV; encoded by the exons ATGTCCCAGTTCCAGTGTCCGGGTAACCTTATGTCGAGCCCTGCTGCCAGCCCCATGCAGCAGCTGTCTCAGCCCCAGCCAGGGTACAGTATCCCCTGTGCCTCGGGCCCCCTGCCCTCCGAGAGCGCCAGTCACCCGCTCCTGAGCTCAGCCCTGCCCTCGGGCTCAGCCACGCCATTCAGCCCCACCTCCACAG TATCTAACATGGCAAACCCTAAAGAGAAGACCCCCATGTGTCTGGTGAATGAGTTAGCCCGTTTCAATAAGATCCAGCCTGAGTATAAGCTGCTCTGTGAGCAAGGACCAGCTCATTCCAAG ATCTTCTCAGTGCGGTTATCACTGGGGGATCAGCACTGGGAGGCAGAGGGGACCAGTATAAAGAAGGCCCAGCACTCTGCAGCTGCCACAGCCTTGGCCCAGACAACACTGCCCAAACCTAGCATGAGGAACAACCCCCGCAACAACACAG ATTGCATGACACACACGGTGGAGCTGAATGCCTTCTGTATGAAGCTAGGTGTGAAGCCTATGTACAAGCCCATAGACCCCTACCCTGGGATGAGACCATCCAACTTCAACTACAACATCAGGGCCCCGGGGCCTTACCAACGCTCCATGCAACA GTACTACTACCCGTTTCCCCCGGTGGGGCCGGTGTTGTACCACATGGAGCTGAACATCGGGGGCCAGCAGTTCCACGGGAAGGGGCGCACGCGGCAGCTTGCCAAACATGACGCCGCTGCCAAGGCACTGAAGACTCTACAGAAAGAGCCCATACTGCTGCAGCAGCTGCCTGAG ACGAATGGAGAAGACACAGAGAACTTCAATAAATCAGAAATCAGCCAGGTGTTTGAGATCGCACTGAAGAGGAACATGCCTGTCAACTTTGAG GTTCTGAAGGAGGCAGGCCCGCCTCACATGAAGAGCTTCATGGTGTGTGTGGCGGTGGGTGAGTTCTGTGGCGAGGGCGAGGGCAAGAGTAAGAAGATCGCTAAGAAGCTGGCAGCTACAGCCGTGCTGGAGGAACTGAGGAGACTGCCCCAGCTGTCCCCCAGCGTGGAGAAGATTCAGCCAGCACGTATTAAGAAGAAAACCAAGTCCATTATTAAG CTGCAGACCAGTCCAGAGTATGGGCAGGGCATGAACCCAATCAGCAGACTGGCTCAGATCCAGCAGGCTAAGAAAGAGAAGGAGCCAGAGTACAGCATGATGACGGAGAGGGGGCTGCCCAGACGCAGGGAGTTCGTCATGCAG GTGACTGTGTGTGGCCATTGTGCGGAGGGCTTAGGCCCCAGTAAGAAGGTAGCGAAGAGGAACGCAGCAGAGAAGATGCTTGAGCTTCTTGGTTTCAAAGTGCCTCCGCCTCAGCCCCACAAACCTGCGCTCAAAACGGACGAAAAG GTCCTGCAGAAGAAAAATGGAGACGGGAGGAAAGTGACCTTCTTCGAGCCGGGCTCTGTAGAAGAGAGCCAGTCGCTGG GCTCCAAGGCAGAGAACTACCGCCAGCCCTACCTCAGCCACCAGCAGCTCCCAGCAGGCATCCTGCCCATGGTGGCAGAGGTGGCCCAGGCTATAGGGGCCAGCCCCAGTCTGGGGCACCAGAACAAGGGTTACGGCCCCCGGACCAACCCtgccaag GCCACCCTGACGGCCATGATCGCCAACGAGCTGCTGTACGGTGGTACCTCCCTGACCGCCGATACCATCCTGAAGAGTCAAAACAGTATGGCTCATCTAGTACCTCACGGACCCCTGACCAGACCCTCTGAACAGCTCAGCTACCTAGCCAACGTACAAGGTCTACAG GTGGATTACAAAGACTTCCCCAAAAACAACAAGAATGAATTTGTATCGCTGATCAACTGCTCCTCCCAGCCGCCTCTTATCAGCCACGGCATTGGCAAGGACGTGGAGTCCTGTCACGACATG GCAGCCTTGAGTATCCTGAAATTACTGTCAGAGCTGgaccagcagcagcaccagcagcagacCAATGACAGGACAGGGAGCGGACCAACCTCTGG GTGTGGCAAACAGGACATGGACGGCTGCGACTCTCTCATCATCAAACAGGCTAACTCAAGCAACTTGGGACAACAGACTCTGGATGGCACTGTGTAG
- the rdh20 gene encoding LOW QUALITY PROTEIN: retinol dehydrogenase 10-B (The sequence of the model RefSeq protein was modified relative to this genomic sequence to represent the inferred CDS: deleted 4 bases in 3 codons; substituted 3 bases at 3 genomic stop codons): MYNLLSYLNITHTLYSQDIKPPGPPEKIIFLMYLQMMLRDVIYFILRGSVRIVFWPLSKPIDGSLSSSQGQGGALGRLFALEFTKHGAEVVLWDVDANDNEETVRLVRRQGSKAQPYRVEVTNRVEVCSTADEVRMDLGRNVTMLVNNAGVVARELLMDCPDXLVERTMKVKRGPXSGEVERTMKVALFWMTKVFIPQMKEQNHGHIITVASVPGLFSTTCVEDYCASKFAAVGFHESLAHKWLTEEFDGVKTTLACPHIVDTGMFDGCKIRDEVALFLAPLEPEYCVEQAMNAILIDQPLVCIPRLTYLPVISRVXVPCTVAVVTYRFMGSDKCMYPFIKSKKNKLTNGGPTLIAAN, encoded by the exons CTGCTTTCATACTTGAACATAACACACACTCTGTACAGTCAGGACATCAAACCCCCAGGACCACCAGAGAAGATCATCTTTCTGATGTACCTCCAGATGATGCTCCGGGATGTGATCTACTTTATCCTGCGTGGATCCGTGCGGATCGTCTTCTGGCCGCTCAGCAAGCCCATCGACGGC AGCTTGTCCTCATCACAGGGACAGGGGGGCGCCTTGGGACGTCTCTTCGCCCTGGAGTTCACCAAACACGGTGCAGAGGTGGTGCTATGGGACGTCGACGCTAACGACAACGAGGAGACTGTCAGGTTagtgagg aggcaggggagcaaGGCGCAGCCCTACAGGGTGGAAGTGACCAACCGGGTGGAAGTGTGCAGCACGGCGGACGAGGTGCGGATGGACCTGGGCCGTAATGTCACCATGCTGGTGAACAACGCCGGGGTGGTTGCCAGGGAACTGCTGATGGACTGTCCGGATTAGCTGGTGGAGAGGACAATGAAGGTCAAGAGAGGACCATgaagtggagaggtggagaggaccaTGAAGGTCGCCCTCTTCTGG ATGACAAAGGTCTTCATTCCCCAGATGAAAGAGCAGAACCATGGACACATCATCACTGTCGCAAGCGTCCCGGGTCTCTTCAGCACTACCTGTGTGGAG GATTATTGTGCCAGTAAGTTTGCGGCGGTGGGCTTCCACGAGTCCCTGGCCCACAAGTGGCTGACTGAGGAATTTGATGGAGTCAAGACCACTCTTGCGTGTCCCCATATTGTCGACACG GGCATGTTTGACGGGTGCAAGATCCG GGATGAGGTAGCACTGTTCCTGGCACCGCTGGAGCCTGAGTACTGTGTGGAGCAGGCCATGAACGCCATCCTGATCGACCAGCCCCTGGTCTGCATCCCACGCCTCACCTACCTGCCCGTCATCTCCCGAGTGTGAGTAC CCTGCACTGTTGCCGTGGTGACCTATCGGTTCATGGGGTCAGACAAATGCATGTACCCCTTCATTAAGAGCAAGAAGAACAAGCTGACCAATGGAGGACCTACCCTGATTGCCGCTAACTAA